One window from the genome of Desulfobacterales bacterium encodes:
- a CDS encoding Npt1/Npt2 family nucleotide transporter has product MLRTLGARAVFLFINFFLIIMALYQLKPASRSLFIETLGSERLPYIWIATAVSMGAFITYYHRLVERHSRIHVVLGTCLTISGLLVIFRFLLHSPGPIASACFYVFVDMLGVVLVEQFWSLTNSVYTTHEGKSWYGLVGTGGLVGGVVGGWVSAMLIKHTPLQTPDLLLTGAGIISTIFALTWMMGRVGIYCEVEHVVRPHQKASGGWRILGHSRYLLLIAAILLLAQLASPLVEYQFLNTVEIAYPDREARTAFLSLFFSILGIMSIAVNLGITPLVHRYLGAIAGLLVQPLMMFIFSWCFFLQSTLFFSGATKISDRALSYSINRASKELLYVPIDSVLIYQAKAWIDMFGYRLFKVSGSVVILLFTQWLPFTLSVPQLSWFTISICAVWITIIFVLRIDYQVACEAAGS; this is encoded by the coding sequence ATGTTGCGTACCCTGGGGGCGCGAGCGGTATTTTTGTTTATTAATTTTTTTCTCATTATTATGGCCCTTTATCAGCTCAAACCGGCCAGCCGCTCGTTGTTTATTGAAACCCTGGGATCTGAGCGTCTGCCCTACATCTGGATTGCCACCGCCGTATCCATGGGCGCATTTATCACCTATTATCACCGGCTGGTCGAGCGCCACAGCCGGATCCACGTGGTGCTGGGCACCTGTCTGACTATCAGCGGTTTATTGGTCATTTTTCGCTTTCTGCTCCATTCCCCCGGCCCCATTGCATCGGCTTGTTTTTATGTTTTTGTCGATATGCTGGGCGTGGTGCTGGTCGAACAATTCTGGAGCCTAACCAACTCGGTATACACCACCCATGAGGGCAAATCCTGGTACGGGCTGGTGGGTACCGGTGGTTTGGTTGGCGGTGTGGTCGGCGGCTGGGTATCGGCCATGCTCATCAAACACACACCGCTGCAGACCCCGGACCTGCTGCTGACCGGCGCGGGCATCATCAGCACCATCTTTGCGCTGACCTGGATGATGGGGCGTGTGGGCATTTACTGTGAAGTGGAGCATGTGGTGCGCCCGCACCAAAAGGCCAGCGGCGGCTGGCGTATTCTGGGTCACAGCCGCTATTTACTGCTGATTGCCGCCATTCTGTTGCTGGCGCAGTTGGCCTCGCCGCTGGTGGAGTATCAGTTTTTAAACACCGTCGAAATCGCATACCCGGACCGTGAAGCCCGTACGGCTTTTTTATCATTGTTTTTCAGTATATTGGGCATTATGTCAATTGCTGTCAACCTGGGCATAACACCCCTGGTGCATCGCTACCTGGGAGCGATCGCCGGGTTGCTGGTCCAGCCGCTGATGATGTTTATTTTTTCGTGGTGCTTTTTTCTGCAATCAACGCTATTTTTCAGCGGCGCTACCAAAATCAGCGATCGGGCCCTTTCCTATTCCATCAACCGCGCCTCCAAAGAGCTGCTGTATGTGCCCATCGATTCCGTCCTGATCTACCAGGCCAAAGCTTGGATCGACATGTTCGGCTACCGTCTGTTTAAGGTGTCCGGCTCGGTGGTCATCCTGCTGTTCACCCAATGGCTGCCTTTTACCCTCAGCGTACCCCAGCTGAGCTGGTTTACCATTTCCATCTGCGCCGTCTGGATCACCATTATTTTTGTGCTGCGCATCGATTATCAGGTGGCCTGCGAGGCGGCGGGTTCCTAA
- a CDS encoding serine hydrolase, with protein MDRLKQLLALILFVLFCASLTSAQSQEAHWTQSCDPRLQKALDQRINALKLDGATEDKNLSIVVVDITDLSDPRMAYINPNEMMYAASLPKIAILLGAFEKIAAGEMTLDDETMEKLKLMIRRSSNSAASEMLDRVGIDYLAELLQSPRYRLYDPEKGGGIWVGKEYGKAPARRRDPLHNLSHGATALQVARFYYLLETGQLVSPQLSQLMKAILAESEIEHKFVKGLKSVQPDSEIYRKSGTWGPYHSDSAIIEHDGRRYIAVALAKSRHGEKWLQKLIVALDEVVCQTETNQN; from the coding sequence ATGGATAGGCTGAAACAATTATTGGCGCTGATCTTATTTGTTCTGTTTTGTGCTAGCCTCACGAGTGCACAGTCTCAGGAAGCACACTGGACGCAAAGCTGCGATCCCCGGCTGCAAAAAGCACTGGATCAGCGCATCAACGCCCTCAAACTGGACGGCGCCACCGAGGATAAAAACCTCAGCATTGTGGTCGTCGATATCACCGATCTGTCCGATCCCCGCATGGCCTACATCAATCCCAATGAAATGATGTATGCCGCCAGTTTACCCAAAATTGCCATCCTTCTGGGCGCCTTTGAAAAAATCGCCGCCGGTGAAATGACCCTCGACGATGAAACCATGGAAAAACTCAAACTGATGATCCGGCGCTCGTCTAACTCAGCCGCATCCGAGATGCTCGATCGCGTTGGGATCGACTATCTGGCCGAATTGCTGCAATCACCGCGTTACCGCCTGTATGATCCTGAAAAGGGCGGCGGCATCTGGGTTGGCAAAGAATACGGCAAGGCCCCGGCCCGCAGACGTGATCCGCTCCACAATCTTTCCCACGGCGCCACCGCCTTGCAGGTGGCCCGCTTTTATTACCTGCTAGAAACCGGCCAGCTGGTCTCACCGCAACTGAGCCAACTCATGAAAGCCATTCTGGCGGAATCCGAAATCGAGCACAAATTTGTCAAAGGCCTCAAATCCGTGCAGCCGGATTCAGAGATATACCGCAAATCCGGTACCTGGGGTCCCTACCACTCTGACAGCGCCATCATCGAACATGACGGTCGTCGTTATATTGCCGTCGCTTTGGCCAAAAGCCGTCATGGCGAAAAATGGCTTCAGAAGCTCATTGTGGCGCTTGATGAGGTTGTTTGCCAGACGGAGACGAACCAGAACTAA
- a CDS encoding serine hydrolase codes for MKIFLTTVACLMGFIGAATCWAYPLDGYEYTGIARVEAYRLAMEGKVRAPKQPPGALLSTDQVDIRLAARSDFTIPPPDAEFAEAVQRLLGAEADRYAVAVLDLSNLEQPRYAEHRSTARANPGSVGKILIAMGVFQALADVYPDDIDARLAILRNTVITADEFIQSDHHIVPVWQPGNARVRYPKIKIGDQASLYTYLDWMLSASSNAAASMVLKHVMLLVHFGPAYPVSEAEAQQFFKETSKKELAALLSRALQDPVTRSGLDLEQLRQGSFFTWKGKRLVPGTTSYGTPQELMRWLIKLEQGKLVDAFSSREIKRLLYMTQRRIRYASAPALAKSAVYFKSGSLYKCKAEPGFECKKYHGNVINMLNSVAIIEAPADQRQLYYMVVVMSNVLRKNSAVVHQTLATRIHRMLEKYYKVGKFSSGSSPSGKQPHQAPQ; via the coding sequence ATGAAAATATTTCTCACCACGGTTGCTTGCTTGATGGGTTTTATTGGTGCTGCCACCTGCTGGGCCTATCCTCTGGATGGCTACGAATATACCGGCATTGCCCGCGTGGAAGCCTATCGCCTGGCGATGGAAGGCAAGGTGAGGGCGCCCAAACAACCCCCCGGTGCGCTGCTGTCCACCGATCAGGTGGACATCCGCCTGGCGGCCAGATCTGATTTTACGATCCCGCCGCCTGATGCTGAGTTTGCTGAAGCGGTGCAACGTTTATTGGGGGCGGAAGCAGATCGCTATGCAGTGGCGGTGCTGGATTTAAGCAACCTTGAGCAGCCCCGCTATGCCGAACACCGCAGCACCGCCAGGGCCAATCCGGGCAGCGTGGGTAAAATTTTGATTGCCATGGGCGTTTTTCAGGCCCTGGCGGATGTGTATCCGGATGATATCGATGCCCGTCTGGCGATATTGCGCAACACGGTGATTACCGCCGATGAATTCATTCAATCCGATCATCACATCGTGCCGGTCTGGCAGCCGGGCAATGCGCGCGTGCGCTATCCCAAAATCAAGATCGGTGATCAGGCCAGCCTTTACACCTATCTGGACTGGATGCTGTCGGCCAGCTCCAATGCAGCCGCCAGCATGGTCTTAAAACATGTGATGCTGCTGGTTCACTTCGGGCCGGCCTATCCGGTCTCCGAAGCCGAGGCCCAGCAATTTTTTAAGGAGACGTCTAAGAAAGAGCTGGCCGCCCTGCTGTCACGGGCACTGCAGGACCCGGTGACGCGCAGCGGGCTGGATCTGGAGCAGCTGCGCCAGGGGTCCTTCTTTACCTGGAAAGGCAAGCGCCTGGTGCCGGGCACCACGAGTTATGGCACACCGCAGGAACTGATGCGCTGGCTGATCAAGCTTGAGCAGGGCAAACTGGTGGATGCTTTTTCCAGCCGTGAAATCAAGCGTCTGCTGTATATGACCCAGCGGCGCATCCGCTATGCTTCGGCACCGGCGCTGGCCAAATCGGCGGTCTACTTTAAATCCGGTTCACTGTATAAATGCAAAGCTGAGCCTGGTTTTGAGTGTAAAAAATACCACGGCAACGTCATCAATATGCTTAACTCGGTGGCCATTATCGAGGCACCGGCCGATCAGCGGCAGTTGTATTATATGGTAGTGGTCATGTCGAATGTCTTGCGCAAAAATTCAGCTGTGGTGCATCAAACGTTGGCTACGCGGATTCATCGTATGCTGGAAAAGTACTATAAGGTGGGAAAATTTAGTTCTGGTTCGTCTCCGTCTGGCAAACAACCTCATCAAGCGCCACAATGA
- a CDS encoding PEP/pyruvate-binding domain-containing protein codes for MKKQWVTGIVCLSLLALSLATAVAATPDEATLHSWVQKMKTASRGPFKHIRWFCNDGTIQLPKEYACSERGGGVQHGEWNDRVKVLRENGYYIANVFADVRADEFLQDSRHVEIVKHMVLEQFLIEADNGWIFRRARYYRGALQTEDETRAGRELLLAMVSDAQWRENRFMVLREAVRFIPHGRQGAPITEMRQLSRTLAEKDPDFETLRIKLHVHPELADAQKVKEYAARQGKQELTEDYAHLADIIEQVFKAREIQKEIEALAKTVNNASFAKSLMQTASRLAPQNDDRDRFLAASLLLAMLRDNLAKAGKAEQMLAVLDASILLEGELFRMGDIMIAQLAEATRRQRLSWLIKYADGLYGIGMISARQQQALMQNLRRLMQADPQLIDYKAELQYTARMPEWADRTLRYHLGETVAHLATIEPLSLRYVHDRLRGSLLLSYAAVLESLISDANRQLGIRNFIFGQPADTGLRGLNPGLARGRLKVSPAGKAPAKFDAKGIYVLPSTTEDLPPVAGILTTGEGNILSHVQLLARNLGIPNVAIDPKWLPLIQSMADQQVVLAVSPRGIVQLALDGPQWDATFNVEKGPKDLLIRPDLKKLDLKTSRLRSLDTLRSTDSGRICGPKAANLGELKHYFPEAVAGGLVIPFGFYRQLLEQPIEPGGISAFRWMQDQYKIMQRLKGDPQRQDQVTQQFLETIRHWIVNLDPGEDFRNQLRNALQETLGPDGSYGVFVRSDTNVEDLPGFTGAGLNLTVPHVVGFDKIMAAIQRVWASPFSERAFRWRQAYMDSPEHVYASVLLMKSVPVEKSGVLVTADIENGQPGWLTVAINEGVGGAVSGQTAEELKIDMQNGGIRLLAHATDPYKRVLSDEGGVSKISASGTPALLSEAEIRHLMDFARSVPKRFPKLQDAQGRPVPADIEFGFYQNHLMLFQIRPFLESARARQNLFLNNLDSRLAQNHTKRVNLDDIPPEVQR; via the coding sequence ATGAAAAAGCAATGGGTTACCGGAATCGTTTGCTTAAGCCTGCTGGCGCTCTCGTTGGCCACTGCGGTAGCCGCGACGCCGGATGAAGCTACCCTGCACAGCTGGGTGCAGAAGATGAAGACCGCTTCCCGTGGACCCTTTAAGCATATTCGCTGGTTTTGTAATGACGGAACGATTCAGCTGCCCAAAGAATATGCCTGCAGCGAGCGCGGCGGCGGGGTGCAGCACGGCGAATGGAACGATCGCGTCAAGGTCTTACGGGAAAATGGTTACTATATCGCCAACGTTTTTGCTGATGTGCGTGCTGACGAATTTTTGCAGGACTCCCGGCACGTGGAGATCGTCAAACACATGGTTCTGGAACAATTTCTGATTGAAGCCGATAATGGCTGGATTTTCCGCCGCGCCCGTTATTACCGCGGTGCGCTGCAAACCGAAGACGAGACCCGCGCCGGGCGCGAGCTATTGCTGGCAATGGTTTCCGATGCGCAATGGCGCGAAAATCGGTTTATGGTGCTGCGCGAAGCGGTACGCTTTATTCCCCATGGCCGCCAGGGCGCGCCGATTACCGAGATGCGGCAGCTTTCACGCACTTTGGCCGAAAAAGATCCTGATTTTGAAACCCTGCGTATCAAGTTGCATGTTCATCCGGAGCTGGCAGATGCCCAAAAAGTTAAAGAATACGCTGCCCGACAGGGAAAACAGGAGCTGACCGAGGACTACGCCCATTTGGCCGATATCATTGAGCAGGTGTTTAAAGCCCGCGAGATTCAAAAAGAAATTGAAGCCCTGGCCAAAACGGTCAACAATGCCTCATTTGCCAAATCGCTGATGCAAACGGCCAGCCGGCTTGCGCCCCAAAATGATGACCGGGATCGTTTTTTAGCCGCCAGCCTTTTGCTGGCCATGTTGCGTGATAATCTTGCCAAAGCCGGTAAGGCCGAACAGATGCTGGCTGTTTTGGATGCCAGTATCCTGTTGGAGGGCGAGTTGTTTCGCATGGGCGATATCATGATCGCCCAGCTGGCTGAGGCCACCCGGCGCCAGAGGCTTTCCTGGCTGATCAAATATGCCGACGGGCTTTATGGCATCGGCATGATATCTGCGCGCCAGCAACAGGCGTTAATGCAAAATCTTCGTCGGCTGATGCAGGCAGACCCCCAGTTGATCGACTATAAGGCCGAGCTGCAATATACGGCGCGCATGCCCGAATGGGCCGACCGCACCCTGCGATATCACCTGGGAGAGACCGTGGCGCATCTGGCCACCATCGAGCCACTCAGTCTTCGCTACGTACACGACCGCCTGCGCGGCAGCTTGTTGCTGTCCTATGCTGCGGTGCTCGAAAGCCTGATTTCCGATGCCAATCGGCAGCTGGGTATCCGTAATTTTATTTTCGGCCAGCCGGCCGATACGGGGCTCAGAGGCTTAAATCCGGGTCTGGCACGCGGGAGGCTTAAAGTATCGCCCGCGGGCAAAGCCCCCGCCAAATTTGATGCCAAAGGCATTTATGTGCTGCCTTCAACCACAGAGGATTTGCCCCCGGTTGCCGGTATATTGACCACCGGCGAAGGCAATATCTTATCCCATGTTCAGTTGCTGGCCCGCAATCTGGGTATTCCCAATGTGGCCATTGACCCCAAATGGCTGCCCCTGATCCAATCCATGGCCGACCAGCAGGTGGTGTTAGCCGTCAGTCCGCGCGGGATCGTCCAGTTGGCCCTCGACGGCCCGCAGTGGGATGCCACCTTTAATGTGGAAAAAGGCCCGAAGGATTTATTGATTCGGCCGGATCTCAAAAAATTAGATCTGAAAACCAGCCGGCTGCGTTCCCTGGATACGCTGCGCAGCACCGATTCGGGTCGAATTTGCGGTCCCAAAGCGGCCAATCTGGGAGAACTTAAACATTATTTTCCCGAAGCCGTCGCCGGCGGGCTGGTGATCCCTTTTGGATTTTACCGGCAATTGCTCGAGCAACCCATCGAGCCCGGCGGCATTTCCGCTTTTCGCTGGATGCAGGATCAATATAAAATTATGCAGCGCCTCAAAGGCGATCCCCAAAGACAGGATCAGGTGACGCAACAATTTTTGGAGACCATTCGCCACTGGATTGTGAATTTGGACCCGGGTGAAGATTTTCGCAACCAGCTGCGCAACGCCCTGCAAGAGACCCTGGGCCCGGATGGGTCCTATGGCGTATTTGTGCGCAGCGACACCAACGTTGAAGATTTGCCGGGGTTTACCGGCGCGGGTCTCAACCTGACCGTGCCCCATGTGGTGGGGTTTGACAAGATCATGGCTGCCATCCAGCGGGTGTGGGCCTCTCCGTTTTCTGAGCGCGCCTTTCGATGGCGTCAGGCCTATATGGACAGCCCGGAACATGTTTATGCTTCCGTCCTGTTGATGAAAAGCGTGCCGGTTGAAAAATCCGGCGTGCTGGTGACCGCTGATATCGAAAACGGGCAGCCGGGATGGTTGACTGTGGCGATTAATGAAGGGGTTGGCGGAGCGGTATCGGGGCAAACCGCCGAAGAGCTCAAGATCGACATGCAAAACGGCGGTATCCGCCTTCTGGCGCATGCCACCGATCCGTATAAACGGGTGCTCTCAGATGAAGGCGGTGTATCAAAGATTTCAGCCAGTGGGACACCGGCCCTGCTCAGTGAGGCCGAAATCCGGCATTTGATGGATTTTGCCCGCTCAGTGCCCAAACGGTTCCCGAAACTGCAGGACGCCCAGGGCCGACCGGTGCCGGCCGATATCGAGTTCGGTTTTTACCAGAATCATCTGATGCTCTTTCAGATTCGACCTTTTTTGGAAAGTGCCCGGGCCCGGCAAAATCTTTTTCTAAACAACTTGGACAGTCGTCTGGCACAAAATCACACCAAAAGGGTTAACTTGGACGACATCCCACCAGAGGTGCAAAGATGA